In Zobellia roscoffensis, the following are encoded in one genomic region:
- a CDS encoding DMT family transporter, producing the protein MASSTSFNLGDFLEINLAMVLLSTSGPLGRFIELPVAVTIGIRSIIALILLVLYCRFKGISFGLSSKDKGPIIISGFLMGIHWLAYFVALQKSNVAIGMLSLFTYPVITAFLEPLFLKTKFQKMHLLLGLLVLCGIYFLVPDFSFENSYTVAIGFGIFSALCYAARNLILKKQVSKYQGSVLMAYQMAIICCMLIPAFFYYDLETVPSQWQGLLGLAVVTTVFGHTMFVNCFKYFSITTISILSSIQPVYGILIGALLLSEIPVWSTVVGGCLILTSVIVESVRSYR; encoded by the coding sequence TTGGCTTCAAGTACATCGTTTAATCTGGGGGACTTTTTGGAAATTAATTTGGCAATGGTACTTTTAAGTACTTCCGGCCCATTGGGTAGATTTATAGAATTACCAGTGGCGGTAACTATTGGTATCCGATCTATAATAGCACTCATTTTATTGGTGCTCTACTGCCGTTTTAAAGGTATTTCTTTTGGTTTGAGCAGTAAGGATAAAGGGCCAATTATCATTAGTGGTTTTCTTATGGGCATACACTGGTTGGCCTATTTTGTAGCACTTCAAAAGTCTAATGTGGCCATAGGAATGCTATCCTTGTTTACCTATCCTGTTATCACTGCTTTTTTAGAGCCTTTATTTCTTAAAACAAAGTTTCAGAAAATGCATTTGCTTTTGGGGCTTTTGGTGCTTTGTGGTATTTATTTTCTGGTTCCGGATTTTAGTTTTGAAAACAGTTATACGGTAGCCATTGGGTTTGGAATATTTTCTGCACTTTGTTATGCTGCGCGAAATCTTATATTAAAAAAACAAGTGAGCAAGTACCAGGGTTCGGTTCTAATGGCATACCAAATGGCGATTATTTGCTGTATGCTTATTCCAGCTTTCTTTTATTACGATTTAGAGACAGTACCGAGCCAGTGGCAGGGTTTGTTAGGACTGGCGGTCGTAACCACGGTTTTTGGTCATACCATGTTCGTGAACTGTTTTAAGTATTTTTCCATTACCACAATTAGTATTTTGAGTAGTATCCAACCCGTTTATGGTATTTTAATTGGTGCTTTATTGCTCTCGGAAATTCCGGTTTGGTCTACCGTAGTAGGCGGATGTTTAATATTGACTTCGGTGATTGTGGAGAGTGTTCGGTCTTATCGGTGA
- a CDS encoding 2-isopropylmalate synthase, which produces MSKDKVQIFDTTLRDGEQVPGCKLDAEQKLVIAERLDYLGVDIIEAGFPISSPGDFKSVSQISDLVKNATVCGLTRAVRKDIEVAAEALKSAKRARIHTGIGTSDSHIKFKFNSNRDAIIERAVDAVSYAKTFVEDVEFYAEDAGRTDNEFLARVCEAVVKAGATVLNIPDTTGYCLPDEYGAKIKYLKENVTGIHKAILSCHCHNDLGLATANSIAGVINGARQIECTINGIGERAGNTSLEEVVMILRQHPSLNLDTNINSKLLFDTSQMVSQKMGMMVQPNKAIVGANAFAHSSGIHQDGVIKNRETYEIIDPADVGVNESSIVLTARSGRAALAYRAKLVGYELTKLQLDEVYQEFLKFADIHKEISDQDIPKIIEASNISIESIS; this is translated from the coding sequence ATGAGTAAAGATAAGGTACAAATTTTTGATACAACGCTTCGTGATGGGGAACAGGTACCCGGTTGTAAATTAGATGCAGAACAAAAATTGGTGATCGCTGAACGATTAGACTATTTGGGTGTGGATATTATTGAAGCCGGTTTTCCTATATCTAGTCCTGGTGATTTCAAATCTGTAAGCCAAATATCTGACCTCGTTAAAAACGCAACTGTTTGTGGACTTACCCGTGCGGTAAGGAAAGATATTGAGGTTGCTGCCGAAGCCCTTAAATCTGCTAAAAGAGCACGTATTCATACAGGAATAGGAACTTCTGATTCGCATATAAAATTCAAGTTCAACTCCAACAGAGATGCTATAATAGAACGTGCTGTTGATGCCGTTAGTTATGCAAAAACTTTTGTTGAAGATGTTGAATTCTACGCAGAAGATGCAGGCCGTACGGATAACGAATTCTTAGCAAGGGTCTGTGAGGCTGTTGTAAAAGCCGGAGCTACGGTTTTAAATATACCGGATACAACGGGCTATTGCTTACCAGATGAATACGGAGCTAAGATTAAATATCTTAAGGAAAATGTAACCGGAATTCATAAAGCAATCCTTTCTTGCCACTGTCATAACGATTTAGGTTTAGCTACCGCAAACTCAATTGCCGGGGTAATAAACGGTGCCCGCCAAATAGAATGTACCATTAACGGTATTGGCGAGCGTGCAGGAAATACCTCTTTAGAAGAAGTGGTGATGATTTTACGCCAACACCCTAGTCTAAACTTGGATACGAATATCAACAGCAAATTACTTTTTGACACGAGCCAAATGGTTTCCCAGAAAATGGGAATGATGGTGCAGCCCAATAAAGCTATTGTTGGAGCAAATGCTTTTGCCCACAGTTCCGGTATTCACCAAGATGGAGTCATTAAGAATAGGGAGACTTATGAAATAATTGACCCTGCAGATGTTGGAGTCAACGAATCTTCTATAGTTCTTACCGCTAGAAGCGGTAGAGCGGCTTTGGCATATAGAGCCAAATTGGTAGGATATGAGCTAACAAAACTTCAGCTTGACGAAGTATATCAAGAGTTCTTGAAGTTTGCGGATATTCACAAAGAGATTTCAGATCAAGACATTCCAAAAATCATTGAAGCTAGCAACATAAGCATAGAAAGTATTTCGTAG
- the leuB gene encoding 3-isopropylmalate dehydrogenase yields the protein MQLKIALLGGDGIGPEVLAQSVKCLKAIEETFNHRFELVEAPVGAIAMSGSGRPLPDKTLELCRASDAILFGSIGSLEYDNNPEAKVRPEQGLLRLRKELGLFASIRPIKMFPAFLDNSPLKRNIVDNTDLVIFRELTGGIYFGEKTLSEDGTVASDLCSYSEEEISRITHLAFKTAKKRRKKLTLVDKANVLESSRLWRKTVTEISKSYPEVTLECLFIDNAAVQMMLNPRQFDVVLTDNMFGDILSDQGSVILGSVGLLPSASVGTDNAMFEPFHGSYPQAKGKNIANPVASILSTAMLLQHFNLNEEANAIVAAVHKSFVKKVVTTDVLGSSKYGTDYVGDFISENIVESDESPSINDENIGLGKSTII from the coding sequence ATGCAGCTAAAAATTGCCCTCCTTGGTGGTGACGGAATTGGACCAGAAGTATTGGCTCAATCCGTAAAATGCCTAAAAGCGATCGAAGAAACGTTCAATCACAGGTTTGAACTTGTTGAAGCGCCCGTAGGTGCAATTGCCATGTCCGGTTCAGGAAGACCTTTACCTGATAAAACTTTAGAGCTATGTAGAGCATCTGATGCTATTCTTTTTGGCTCTATCGGCTCTTTAGAGTATGATAATAATCCCGAAGCTAAAGTAAGACCTGAACAAGGTCTTTTGAGATTACGTAAAGAACTTGGCCTTTTTGCCAGTATCAGGCCTATAAAAATGTTTCCTGCTTTTTTGGACAACTCCCCTTTAAAACGAAATATTGTTGATAATACCGATTTAGTAATCTTTAGAGAGCTTACAGGTGGTATCTATTTTGGAGAAAAAACTTTAAGCGAAGATGGTACGGTCGCATCTGACCTTTGCAGCTATTCCGAAGAAGAAATTAGCCGTATAACCCACTTAGCATTTAAAACTGCAAAAAAAAGACGGAAAAAACTGACTTTAGTGGATAAGGCCAACGTTCTTGAATCTTCTAGGCTTTGGCGTAAAACGGTTACGGAAATTTCAAAAAGTTATCCTGAAGTCACTTTAGAATGTCTTTTTATAGACAATGCCGCAGTACAAATGATGTTGAACCCTCGCCAGTTTGACGTGGTTTTAACCGATAATATGTTCGGTGATATCCTTTCTGACCAAGGCAGTGTTATTCTTGGTTCCGTTGGATTGTTGCCTTCTGCATCCGTAGGTACTGACAATGCTATGTTTGAACCTTTTCATGGTTCCTACCCACAAGCAAAGGGAAAGAATATTGCCAACCCTGTAGCCTCTATTTTAAGCACAGCTATGTTGCTACAACATTTTAACCTTAACGAAGAGGCAAATGCCATTGTAGCTGCCGTTCACAAATCTTTCGTGAAAAAAGTGGTTACCACGGACGTCTTAGGAAGCAGCAAATACGGTACGGATTATGTAGGAGATTTCATTTCAGAAAATATTGTAGAATCTGATGAAAGCCCTAGTATTAATGATGAGAACATAGGCTTAGGTAAATCTACTATTATTTAA
- a CDS encoding peroxiredoxin family protein codes for MRKLIFLWAIIIVLVSCKNENESELNQGIWLGQLEVMDGKKLPFNFNVSKDENDAYTIEIYNASEIIKVDEIEIKGDSIRIQTPVFEGYIQGKLSEKSIKGNFIKESLDRVVPFEASYGVEKRFTVNTPPAVNISGIWETEFSQGTSDSYMGKGIFAENDGKVTGTFRTTTGDYRYLEGVVSGDSLKLSAFDGAHAFLFLAKVTDSTLNGTFYSDNHFKEPFVAKRNESFELPEADELTFLKEGYDKFEFSFPDTNGKMVSLEDKAYKDKVVLVQIMGSWCPNCLDETKFYVNYLNDNHTTDLEMVGLAFEYAKTKELAYKSIERLKQRIGVNYPILLAQYGTSDKDEAQQKLPMLNHVLSYPTTIFIDKKGKVRKIHTGFNGPATGEKYTVFKREFDSYVKMLINE; via the coding sequence ATGAGGAAATTGATTTTTTTATGGGCGATAATTATTGTTTTGGTATCCTGTAAAAATGAAAATGAAAGCGAGCTGAACCAAGGTATTTGGTTGGGACAATTAGAAGTTATGGATGGTAAAAAACTACCCTTTAATTTTAATGTTTCAAAAGATGAAAATGATGCATATACCATTGAAATTTACAATGCTAGTGAAATTATTAAGGTTGATGAAATTGAGATAAAGGGCGATTCAATCCGGATTCAGACGCCTGTTTTTGAGGGGTATATTCAGGGTAAATTGAGTGAGAAAAGTATAAAAGGGAATTTTATAAAGGAAAGTTTGGATAGGGTAGTCCCGTTTGAAGCTTCTTATGGAGTGGAAAAACGTTTCACTGTAAATACACCGCCCGCTGTAAATATTTCTGGTATTTGGGAAACTGAATTTAGTCAAGGCACTTCCGATAGTTATATGGGAAAAGGGATTTTTGCAGAGAATGACGGTAAGGTTACGGGAACGTTTAGAACTACAACGGGAGACTATAGGTATTTGGAAGGCGTGGTTTCTGGTGATTCTCTAAAATTGTCTGCTTTTGATGGGGCGCATGCATTTTTGTTTCTGGCCAAGGTAACGGACAGTACACTGAATGGCACATTTTATTCTGATAATCATTTTAAAGAACCTTTTGTTGCAAAGCGAAATGAGAGTTTTGAGCTTCCTGAAGCGGACGAGCTTACTTTCTTAAAAGAGGGCTATGATAAGTTTGAGTTTTCTTTTCCTGATACAAATGGAAAGATGGTTTCATTAGAAGATAAAGCTTATAAGGATAAAGTGGTGCTAGTTCAGATAATGGGTTCTTGGTGTCCTAATTGCTTGGACGAGACCAAATTCTATGTTAATTATTTAAATGATAATCATACAACGGATTTGGAGATGGTAGGTTTGGCCTTTGAATATGCTAAAACTAAAGAGCTTGCTTATAAAAGTATTGAGCGATTAAAACAGCGGATAGGAGTGAACTATCCTATTTTATTGGCACAATACGGGACTTCGGATAAAGATGAGGCGCAACAAAAACTTCCTATGTTAAATCACGTTCTGTCTTATCCTACCACTATATTTATTGATAAAAAGGGAAAGGTCAGAAAGATTCATACCGGGTTCAATGGTCCTGCAACAGGAGAAAAGTATACCGTTTTCAAAAGGGAATTTGACAGCTATGTAAAAATGTTGATAAACGAATAG
- the pheT gene encoding phenylalanine--tRNA ligase subunit beta, which yields MQISYNWLKDFLKLDWDSQKTGELLTDLGLEVEGITPFESIKGGLKGIVVGHVLTCEKHPNADKLKITTVDVGDDTPLKIVCGAPNVAKGQKVPVATVGTILYTPEGKAWKIGKGKIRGEESHGMICAEDELGLGSSHEGIMVLDAKLKPGTPCADIFDVEVDEVFEIGLTPNRADAMSHYGVARDLKAGLRQKEITKELITPSISHFNIDNRSLKLQVQVDDSKLVPRYAGITISNLVVKPSPKWLQNRLRAIGINPTNNLVDATNYVLHDLGQPLHAFDADRIHGKKIIVKTLPAGTKFMTLDGEERELHEDDLMICDSEKPMCIAGVFGGINTGVTETTTSIFLESAYFDPVAIRKTAKRHGLNTDASFRFERGIDIENVEYALKRAALLIKEIAGGDITSDIVDFYPKRFDEHQVFLTFKKTYSLVGQEIPQDTIKSILASLDIRVKSVTEAGLGLSIPSYRVDVQREVDVIEEILRVYGYNNIDFGTKLNASTALVSKFDDYKLQSITGDFLASQGFYEIMTNSLTAPGNAELLDDNSTEESVKMLNPLSNDLSVLRRSMLFTGLETIQYNNNRKKLNLKLFEFGKTYEQKKSKYIENKHLCLYLTGNRNEGGWAGTEKANDFFYLKSIVTNILNRLGISDVTPAPTSNTLFSEGLSLNAGTKDLVSFGLVKKSILKKMNIKQEVLYADFNWSNVISFAEKNSITYREIPKYPEVKRDFALLLDDSVTFQKVYELGRKTEKKLLKNINLFDVYKGDKLPKGKKSYAVSFTLQDSQRTLTDKQIDRIMGKLEKTYQNELGAELR from the coding sequence ATGCAGATTTCATACAACTGGTTAAAAGATTTTCTTAAACTTGATTGGGACTCCCAAAAAACAGGTGAACTTTTAACCGATTTAGGTTTAGAAGTAGAAGGAATCACTCCTTTTGAGTCCATAAAAGGAGGGTTAAAAGGTATTGTCGTAGGACACGTCCTTACTTGCGAAAAGCACCCAAATGCGGACAAACTAAAAATCACTACTGTAGACGTAGGCGACGATACTCCATTAAAAATTGTTTGCGGAGCTCCTAATGTAGCAAAAGGCCAAAAAGTTCCCGTTGCTACCGTTGGAACCATACTTTATACACCAGAGGGCAAAGCTTGGAAAATAGGAAAAGGCAAAATTCGCGGCGAAGAAAGTCATGGTATGATCTGTGCCGAAGATGAATTGGGGCTTGGCTCCAGCCATGAAGGCATTATGGTATTGGACGCCAAACTAAAACCGGGTACTCCTTGTGCAGATATTTTTGATGTAGAGGTTGACGAAGTCTTTGAAATTGGACTCACTCCCAACCGAGCAGACGCTATGAGCCACTATGGCGTAGCAAGAGATTTAAAGGCCGGTTTAAGGCAAAAAGAGATTACTAAAGAGCTGATTACACCTTCTATAAGTCATTTTAACATAGACAACCGCTCACTAAAACTACAAGTACAGGTAGATGATAGCAAGCTGGTTCCCCGTTATGCAGGCATTACCATAAGTAATCTTGTGGTTAAACCATCTCCAAAATGGCTACAAAACAGATTGCGGGCCATTGGCATCAATCCTACAAACAACCTGGTAGATGCCACTAATTATGTTTTGCATGATCTAGGGCAACCATTGCATGCTTTTGATGCTGATCGTATTCACGGTAAAAAGATAATAGTAAAAACACTACCTGCCGGAACAAAATTCATGACTTTAGATGGGGAGGAACGTGAGTTACATGAAGATGATTTAATGATTTGTGATTCTGAAAAGCCAATGTGTATTGCTGGGGTTTTTGGCGGAATAAATACAGGGGTAACGGAAACAACTACTTCCATCTTTCTTGAAAGCGCTTATTTTGATCCTGTGGCCATTAGAAAAACAGCCAAAAGACATGGGTTAAATACGGATGCTTCTTTCCGTTTTGAACGTGGTATTGATATTGAAAACGTAGAGTACGCTCTTAAACGTGCCGCTTTATTAATCAAAGAAATAGCCGGAGGTGATATTACTTCTGACATTGTTGATTTTTATCCGAAGCGATTTGACGAGCATCAAGTTTTTCTAACCTTTAAGAAAACCTATTCTCTTGTTGGGCAGGAAATTCCGCAAGACACTATTAAGTCTATTTTGGCATCATTAGATATTAGGGTTAAAAGTGTTACTGAAGCCGGTCTTGGTCTTTCTATACCAAGTTACCGAGTAGATGTACAACGAGAGGTTGACGTTATTGAAGAGATTTTACGCGTTTATGGTTATAACAATATTGATTTTGGAACAAAACTAAATGCTTCTACGGCATTAGTTTCCAAGTTTGACGATTATAAACTTCAGAGCATAACCGGAGACTTTTTAGCTTCTCAGGGCTTCTATGAGATTATGACCAATAGTTTAACGGCTCCTGGTAATGCGGAATTATTAGACGATAATTCTACGGAGGAAAGTGTAAAAATGTTGAATCCGTTGAGCAATGACCTGTCCGTTTTGCGTCGTTCTATGTTGTTTACCGGTCTTGAAACAATTCAATACAACAACAACCGTAAAAAACTGAATTTGAAGTTATTTGAATTTGGTAAAACGTACGAGCAAAAAAAATCAAAATATATAGAGAACAAACATCTTTGCCTGTATTTGACCGGAAACAGAAATGAAGGTGGATGGGCCGGAACGGAAAAAGCAAATGATTTTTTCTACCTGAAATCAATTGTAACCAACATTTTAAATCGTTTAGGTATTTCTGATGTTACACCAGCACCTACTTCAAACACATTGTTTTCAGAAGGTTTAAGCTTAAATGCGGGAACTAAAGATTTGGTCTCCTTTGGATTGGTTAAAAAATCCATACTAAAGAAAATGAATATTAAGCAAGAGGTCCTTTACGCCGATTTTAATTGGAGTAACGTAATATCCTTTGCTGAGAAAAATAGTATCACCTATCGCGAAATACCAAAGTACCCTGAAGTAAAGCGAGATTTTGCACTTCTATTGGATGATTCCGTTACTTTCCAAAAGGTTTACGAATTAGGCAGAAAAACAGAAAAGAAGCTACTTAAAAACATCAACCTTTTTGATGTTTACAAAGGTGACAAGTTACCTAAAGGAAAAAAATCATACGCAGTAAGTTTCACCCTGCAGGATAGCCAACGCACGTTAACGGATAAACAAATAGACCGCATAATGGGTAAGCTTGAAAAAACGTACCAAAACGAATTAGGAGCGGAACTGAGATAA
- a CDS encoding fasciclin domain-containing protein: MKYLTKVFSCALCFSFLSLTAQESVSKSNSTYHKTEGKKSIVNSTATSKNHQTLLAVMKATDLEELLDHAGPFTVFAPSDLAFQKISGKTVEYLLHPENRKELKDLLTYHIVAGQITASKILKAMCRGKGKATFTTVQGDIITATMKGIDIILNDSFGNTATIVVADSKQRNGVIHEIDSVILPGKI; this comes from the coding sequence ATGAAATATCTTACTAAAGTCTTTTCTTGTGCCCTATGCTTTTCTTTTTTGTCACTTACTGCTCAAGAAAGTGTAAGTAAATCAAATTCAACTTATCATAAGACAGAAGGCAAGAAGTCAATTGTCAATTCTACGGCAACTTCTAAGAATCATCAAACTCTTTTGGCGGTTATGAAAGCTACGGACTTAGAAGAGCTATTGGATCATGCAGGTCCATTTACTGTTTTTGCACCATCTGATCTTGCATTTCAAAAGATATCGGGTAAAACTGTAGAGTATTTATTACATCCGGAAAATAGAAAAGAATTAAAAGATTTATTGACTTACCATATTGTAGCAGGTCAAATTACGGCCTCAAAAATATTGAAAGCTATGTGCAGGGGTAAGGGTAAGGCAACTTTTACCACGGTTCAAGGAGATATAATTACAGCTACCATGAAGGGTATAGACATCATTCTTAACGACAGTTTTGGGAATACTGCAACAATAGTAGTTGCAGATTCTAAGCAGCGTAATGGTGTGATCCATGAAATTGATAGTGTTATTCTTCCAGGGAAAATCTAA